The following coding sequences lie in one Flavobacteriales bacterium genomic window:
- the bshC gene encoding bacillithiol biosynthesis cysteine-adding enzyme BshC has translation MTLIYLGLFVNSTKIPYQQTGYFSNLMVDYLNQKKELTPFYNQPVNIKSFEILIKERTNFPVDRAILVQALENQYNGVAATEKTLNNIQKLKQNNCFTVTTGHQLNLFTGPLYFIYKIISAINLAKELKQKYPEQDFVPVYWMATEDHDFDEVNHFNLFGNKVELEKTQEGAVGKMKLSGIDKVFTQLVELLGNRLEAEKIISGFKKHYIAENTFAQATRGVVNALFGEYGLVVIDGDDKALKQLMFNEFKDELLNHNNYKTINQTTEQLVSLGYKAQITPREINLFYLQDNLRERIVFENDSYKVLNSSIQFSKAEILTELEKFPERFSPNVALRPLYQEKILPNLAYIGGGGELAYWFQLKDMFDKNQTSFPLLVLRNSALIVDSGSKKKLDKIGISVNQLFGDTNLFINEFLKEGSAIVLDLKNEEKQISAVFDEMVKKAEVIDASLKPMISAELQKVLKSIQNIEAKLIKAEKQKEEVTINQIKNVKEKLFPNGYLQERHDNLALLLLLGGFEVIDKLSPYLNPLEQEFIILEL, from the coding sequence ATGACTTTGATTTATTTGGGGTTATTTGTGAATAGTACAAAAATACCATATCAACAAACTGGCTATTTCTCCAATTTAATGGTTGATTATTTGAATCAAAAGAAAGAATTAACACCTTTTTACAACCAACCAGTAAATATAAAATCATTTGAGATTTTAATTAAGGAAAGAACTAATTTCCCTGTTGATAGGGCAATTTTAGTTCAAGCTCTAGAAAATCAATACAATGGCGTTGCAGCAACTGAAAAAACGCTCAATAATATCCAAAAATTAAAGCAGAATAATTGTTTTACAGTTACTACAGGGCATCAATTGAATTTATTTACTGGACCACTTTACTTTATTTATAAGATAATTTCTGCAATCAATCTTGCTAAAGAATTAAAACAAAAGTACCCTGAACAAGATTTTGTTCCTGTTTATTGGATGGCAACCGAAGATCATGATTTTGATGAGGTTAATCATTTCAATTTGTTTGGTAATAAAGTTGAGCTTGAAAAAACACAAGAAGGCGCTGTTGGTAAAATGAAATTATCTGGAATAGATAAGGTTTTTACTCAATTAGTTGAATTACTTGGGAATCGACTAGAAGCAGAAAAAATAATTTCGGGTTTTAAAAAGCATTATATTGCTGAAAATACCTTTGCTCAAGCAACTAGAGGAGTTGTAAATGCACTTTTTGGTGAATATGGCTTGGTTGTTATTGATGGGGATGATAAGGCATTAAAACAATTAATGTTTAATGAATTTAAAGATGAATTGTTGAATCACAACAATTATAAAACGATTAATCAAACAACTGAACAATTGGTTAGTTTGGGGTATAAAGCTCAGATTACACCTAGAGAAATCAATTTATTTTATTTACAAGACAATTTGAGAGAACGTATTGTTTTTGAAAACGATAGTTATAAAGTGTTGAATTCGTCGATTCAATTTTCAAAAGCAGAAATACTTACCGAATTAGAAAAGTTTCCAGAACGATTTAGTCCAAATGTTGCTTTGAGACCTTTATATCAGGAGAAAATTCTACCCAATCTAGCTTATATTGGCGGTGGTGGAGAACTGGCTTATTGGTTTCAATTAAAAGATATGTTTGATAAAAATCAAACAAGTTTTCCACTATTAGTTCTAAGAAATTCGGCTTTAATTGTAGATTCAGGGAGTAAAAAGAAGCTCGATAAAATTGGTATTTCGGTTAATCAACTTTTTGGCGATACCAATTTATTTATCAATGAATTTTTAAAAGAAGGCTCGGCTATTGTTTTGGATTTAAAAAATGAAGAAAAACAGATTTCTGCTGTTTTTGATGAAATGGTTAAAAAAGCCGAAGTTATTGATGCTTCTTTAAAACCAATGATAAGTGCTGAGCTACAAAAAGTGCTAAAATCGATACAAAATATTGAGGCTAAATTGATAAAAGCAGAAAAACAAAAGGAAGAAGTAACGATAAATCAAATTAAAAATGTGAAGGAAAAACTTTTTCCTAATGGTTATTTACAAGAAAGACATGATAATTTAGCTTTGCTATTGTTGTTAGGAGGGTTTGAAGTTATTGATAAGCTTTCTCCGTATTTAAACCCTCTCGAGCAAGAGTTTATAATTTTAGAGCTCTAA